A genomic segment from Treponema sp. Marseille-Q3903 encodes:
- the fabF gene encoding beta-ketoacyl-ACP synthase II, whose protein sequence is MANRRVVITGMGAVTPLGNTVEDTWAGIKAAKSGIAPITQFDSSINKVHYAAEVKNFDPSLYMDSKDARKMARFTQFGVAAAKMCLEDAGLLGNSEVLDETGIILGVGIGGLEITESSVLSLQKMGFVKTNPMAIPQLIPNEVGGNIAINFGCHGPVQSVATACASGTDAMGDAFDMVRSGRLDCCLTGGAEATICQFGIVAFEVLHALSTGFDDDPTKASRPFDKNRNGFVMGEGSCIMMFEEYEHAKARGAKIYAEVAGYGASCDGFHLTAPNPDGICGSKCMIRAMKDAGMNPSEIQYYNAHGTSTHKNDSSETHMIKIAFGEENARKLKISSTKSMHGHCLGATGAIEAMICVKAIEDSFVPCTKNLDEQDVEGGCDLDYVPNKGIEMNIDAAMSATFGFGGHNGAIIVKKVKD, encoded by the coding sequence ATGGCAAACAGACGTGTTGTTATCACTGGAATGGGAGCGGTTACTCCTCTTGGAAATACTGTAGAAGATACATGGGCAGGAATTAAAGCTGCAAAAAGTGGAATTGCCCCAATCACACAGTTTGATTCTTCAATCAACAAAGTTCACTACGCTGCTGAAGTAAAGAACTTTGATCCATCTCTTTATATGGATTCTAAAGACGCAAGGAAAATGGCTCGCTTTACTCAGTTTGGCGTTGCTGCTGCAAAGATGTGCCTCGAAGATGCAGGATTGCTCGGAAATTCAGAAGTTCTCGACGAAACCGGAATAATACTTGGTGTTGGAATCGGCGGTCTTGAAATTACGGAATCTTCTGTGCTTTCTCTACAGAAAATGGGATTTGTAAAAACAAATCCTATGGCTATTCCACAGCTTATTCCAAACGAAGTTGGTGGAAACATCGCTATAAACTTTGGCTGCCACGGACCTGTTCAGTCTGTCGCTACTGCTTGCGCTTCCGGTACAGATGCCATGGGAGATGCATTCGATATGGTTCGCTCTGGACGCCTCGACTGCTGTTTGACAGGTGGCGCAGAAGCTACAATCTGTCAATTTGGTATTGTTGCTTTTGAGGTATTGCACGCACTTTCAACAGGCTTTGATGACGATCCGACAAAAGCTTCCCGCCCGTTTGATAAGAACCGCAATGGTTTTGTGATGGGAGAAGGATCTTGTATCATGATGTTCGAAGAATATGAACACGCTAAAGCTCGCGGCGCAAAGATTTACGCTGAAGTTGCAGGTTATGGTGCTTCTTGTGACGGTTTCCACCTCACAGCTCCAAACCCGGACGGAATTTGCGGTTCAAAATGTATGATACGTGCTATGAAAGATGCGGGAATGAATCCATCTGAGATTCAGTATTACAATGCTCACGGAACATCTACGCACAAAAACGACTCATCTGAAACTCACATGATTAAAATCGCATTTGGGGAAGAAAACGCACGCAAACTCAAGATTTCTTCTACAAAATCTATGCACGGACATTGTCTTGGTGCTACAGGTGCCATCGAAGCTATGATTTGTGTTAAAGCAATAGAAGACAGTTTTGTTCCATGCACAAAAAACCTCGATGAACAGGATGTAGAAGGCGGCTGTGACCTAGACTACGTTCCAAATAAAGGTATTGAGATGAATATAGATGCTGCAATGTCTGCAACATTCGGATTTGGCGGTCACAACGGTGCAATCATCGTTAAAAAGGTTAAGGACTAA
- a CDS encoding ACP S-malonyltransferase produces the protein MKKYAFLFPGQGAQVPGMIKDICDAYPEARKVVDEVSKITGVNMAELLWESDAAVLSRSDNSQLAITTASLAVIKVLESKGIKPSAVMGFSLGEFPALYAAGVLSFEDVIKVVRKRGQIMQATCEKIAKENEGHAPGMTAVIGLSPEQVTAITKDIKDAYPANLNSPVQTVVSGTADALTELEAKAKEAGARRALRLAVAGPFHSPLMQEAADNFEKALADFTFNNPDKILFSNVTGKQAKDAAEIKKNAVLHLTNPVRWTDEEKVLNDLIADDKDNEWELIEPGVGSVLSGLWAKSGYGEEIKCVSVNSAETLANY, from the coding sequence ATGAAAAAATATGCATTTTTATTTCCGGGGCAGGGTGCTCAGGTTCCCGGAATGATTAAAGATATTTGTGACGCTTACCCTGAAGCGCGCAAAGTTGTAGATGAAGTTTCAAAAATCACTGGCGTAAATATGGCTGAACTTCTCTGGGAAAGCGATGCTGCTGTTTTGAGCCGCAGCGATAACAGTCAGTTAGCGATTACAACTGCATCTTTGGCTGTAATAAAAGTTCTTGAATCAAAAGGGATTAAACCGTCTGCAGTGATGGGATTCAGCCTTGGCGAATTTCCTGCACTTTATGCAGCCGGTGTTCTTAGTTTTGAAGATGTGATCAAAGTTGTTCGTAAGCGCGGTCAGATTATGCAGGCAACTTGTGAAAAAATTGCAAAAGAGAATGAAGGTCACGCACCCGGAATGACTGCTGTCATAGGGCTTTCTCCAGAGCAGGTCACAGCCATTACAAAAGATATAAAAGATGCTTATCCAGCTAACTTAAACTCGCCGGTTCAGACTGTAGTTTCAGGCACAGCTGACGCTCTTACGGAATTGGAAGCAAAAGCTAAAGAAGCTGGTGCTCGCCGTGCTCTTCGTCTTGCAGTTGCGGGACCGTTCCATTCTCCGCTTATGCAGGAAGCTGCTGACAATTTTGAAAAAGCACTTGCCGACTTTACTTTCAACAATCCAGATAAAATACTTTTTAGCAACGTCACAGGAAAACAGGCAAAAGATGCTGCCGAAATCAAGAAAAATGCTGTTCTCCATCTCACAAATCCTGTTCGCTGGACAGATGAAGAAAAAGTCCTAAACGATTTGATAGCTGACGATAAAGACAATGAATGGGAATTGATTGAGCCGGGAGTTGGTTCTGTTTTGTCCGGTCTTTGGGCAAAATCAGGATATGGCGAAGAAATAAAATGTGTTTCTGTAAACTCTGCTGAAACACTTGCAAATTACTAG
- the sufC gene encoding Fe-S cluster assembly ATPase SufC, with translation MLLETKKLSAGLEDGTQILSDLDIRIGNDEIHVLMGPNGAGKSSLGNTLMGNPIYHVTSGNIFFKNQDITDLSTDKRAKLGMFMSFQNPLEVPGISLETFIRSAIQQRTGEHVKLFQFQKELKACMELLNIDFDYAKRDLNVGFSGGERKKSEILQLLMLKPDFAILDETDSGLDVDAVHVVSKGIEEYQKTVGGSLLIITHNAKILESLKVNHTHVIVKGHIVHSDDGSLVEEINKNGFEKYIK, from the coding sequence ATGCTTTTAGAAACTAAAAAACTCAGTGCAGGTCTTGAAGATGGCACACAGATTCTCAGCGACCTCGATATTCGGATTGGAAATGACGAAATTCATGTTTTAATGGGACCAAACGGAGCGGGAAAATCTTCGCTCGGAAACACATTGATGGGAAACCCAATTTATCATGTAACTAGCGGAAATATCTTTTTTAAAAATCAAGATATCACTGATTTGAGTACAGATAAACGCGCAAAACTCGGAATGTTTATGTCTTTCCAAAATCCTCTCGAAGTTCCGGGAATTTCCCTCGAAACGTTTATCCGTTCCGCAATTCAACAGAGGACAGGAGAGCATGTAAAACTCTTTCAGTTTCAAAAAGAACTAAAAGCTTGCATGGAACTACTAAATATTGACTTTGATTATGCAAAGCGCGATTTAAATGTAGGTTTTTCCGGCGGAGAAAGAAAAAAAAGCGAAATATTGCAGCTGCTCATGCTAAAACCTGATTTTGCAATTCTAGATGAAACTGATTCGGGGCTCGACGTTGATGCGGTTCACGTAGTTTCAAAAGGTATTGAAGAATATCAGAAAACTGTAGGCGGTTCTCTTTTGATTATCACTCACAATGCTAAAATTCTTGAATCTTTGAAGGTCAATCATACGCATGTCATTGTCAAAGGACACATTGTTCACTCAGACGACGGTTCATTGGTAGAAGAGATCAACAAAAATGGATTTGAGAAATATATTAAATAA
- the sufB gene encoding Fe-S cluster assembly protein SufB: MAEEKTIVADINNDFYDFRYEEDEENFYRIESGLNPEIVKRISDEKEDPQWMREFRLNSLQIYNQLHVPNWGPSIEGLDIANISTYVRPKTKMSGSWEDVPQDIKDSFEKLGIPEAERKSLAGVGAQYDSELVYHNVQEEVAKQGVVYMGFEEALKSKEWGSMVQEYFMTLITPKDHKFAALHGAVWSGGSFVYVPKGVHLSFPLQSYFRLNAKGAGQFEHTLIIVDEGADLHFIEGCSAPKYNEANLHAGAVELFVKKNAHLRYSTIENWSKNMYNLNTKRAKVEEGGAVEWISGSFGSHISYLYPESDLVGRNARSEFTGITFAGGGQCLDTGAKMVHLAPDTTSLITTKSISKGGGESFYRSAVYIGKEATGSKASVSCQSLMLDSESRSDTIPAMEILNDDCDVGHEAKIGRISSEAIFYLMSRGIPEDEARSMIVSGFANPVSKELPLEYAVEMNNLIRLEMKGTM, encoded by the coding sequence ATGGCAGAAGAAAAAACAATTGTAGCTGATATAAACAACGATTTTTATGATTTCCGTTACGAAGAAGATGAAGAGAATTTTTACAGGATTGAAAGTGGGCTAAATCCAGAAATTGTTAAAAGAATCAGCGATGAAAAAGAAGATCCTCAGTGGATGCGGGAATTTAGGCTAAACTCGCTTCAAATATACAATCAGCTGCATGTTCCAAACTGGGGTCCATCTATTGAAGGACTCGATATTGCAAACATTTCAACTTATGTCCGCCCAAAAACTAAAATGAGCGGCAGTTGGGAAGATGTTCCACAAGATATCAAAGACTCATTTGAAAAACTCGGAATTCCTGAGGCAGAGCGAAAATCTCTTGCAGGCGTCGGTGCACAGTATGATTCGGAACTTGTCTATCACAATGTTCAGGAAGAAGTCGCAAAGCAGGGCGTCGTTTACATGGGCTTTGAAGAGGCATTGAAAAGCAAAGAATGGGGCTCAATGGTTCAGGAATATTTTATGACTTTGATAACTCCAAAAGACCACAAGTTTGCAGCCCTTCACGGCGCCGTATGGTCAGGAGGCTCTTTCGTTTATGTCCCAAAAGGTGTGCATTTGAGCTTTCCTCTTCAGTCTTATTTCCGTTTAAATGCAAAGGGAGCAGGTCAGTTTGAGCACACGTTGATAATTGTAGACGAAGGCGCTGACCTTCACTTTATTGAAGGCTGTTCCGCTCCAAAATATAACGAAGCAAATTTACATGCAGGAGCTGTAGAGCTTTTTGTAAAGAAAAATGCCCATCTGAGATATTCTACAATCGAAAACTGGTCAAAAAATATGTACAACCTCAACACAAAACGCGCAAAAGTTGAGGAAGGCGGTGCTGTCGAATGGATTTCAGGCTCATTCGGCTCGCACATATCTTATCTTTACCCCGAAAGCGACCTAGTAGGGCGAAATGCGCGTTCGGAATTCACAGGAATTACATTTGCAGGCGGCGGACAGTGTTTGGACACGGGCGCAAAAATGGTTCACCTTGCTCCCGATACGACAAGCTTGATCACAACTAAATCGATTTCAAAAGGTGGCGGAGAAAGTTTTTATCGGTCTGCCGTCTACATCGGAAAAGAAGCAACAGGAAGCAAAGCGAGCGTTTCATGCCAGTCGTTGATGCTTGACAGCGAAAGCCGTTCAGACACAATCCCTGCAATGGAGATTTTGAACGACGACTGCGATGTCGGACATGAAGCCAAAATCGGAAGAATAAGCAGCGAAGCGATTTTTTATCTGATGAGTCGCGGTATCCCGGAAGATGAGGCGAGGAGTATGATTGTAAGCGGGTTCGCAAATCCTGTCAGCAAAGAGCTTCCGCTCGAATATGCAGTTGAGATGAATAATCTTATTCGTCTAGAGATGAAAGGCACAATGTAA
- a CDS encoding SufD family Fe-S cluster assembly protein, with translation MKETFKINKIPSITWNWLKINHDEVTIDTKFVHKNAVYDNLPEGFTIGKNNTKIDFDNINGGLFAKHNLKTPDKRAENYEKQKENRKNNCESISEQNHPLAKIIAQAAFDAQIITVNGTPSKPLVLYISNGSESNVISNQFIYVKENSECTVIFVYENNEKLAAESSLTIQTKIYVEKNAKVHVVKVQLYPENTLLLDDTGYVAMENSDVKFTQIELGGGHSSSGLYVSLQGYKSSFTSDVAYICKNRQILDMNHIVIHKNKKTKCKMNVNGSLKDEASKTYRGTIELKKGCAGSVGYEMEETLLLSPKTANKSIPVILCDEEDVEGEHGSTIGRLSSDILFYMQTRGISAKEAEKIMSVAKVQAVADKIPDENIKQKILNFIENK, from the coding sequence ATGAAAGAAACATTTAAAATAAACAAAATCCCTTCTATCACGTGGAACTGGCTAAAGATAAATCATGACGAAGTGACTATCGACACAAAATTCGTTCACAAAAATGCAGTTTATGACAATTTGCCGGAGGGGTTCACGATTGGCAAAAACAATACAAAAATTGATTTTGATAATATAAACGGCGGGCTTTTCGCAAAGCACAATCTCAAAACGCCGGATAAACGGGCTGAAAATTATGAAAAACAGAAAGAAAATCGTAAAAATAATTGCGAATCAATTTCAGAGCAAAATCATCCGCTCGCAAAAATCATAGCGCAAGCAGCTTTTGATGCACAAATAATCACCGTAAACGGAACTCCTTCTAAACCTCTAGTGCTTTACATTTCAAACGGATCCGAATCTAACGTAATTTCAAATCAATTTATTTATGTAAAAGAAAACTCGGAATGCACTGTTATATTTGTTTACGAAAATAACGAAAAACTTGCGGCCGAAAGCTCTCTTACGATTCAGACAAAAATCTACGTCGAAAAAAATGCAAAAGTTCACGTTGTAAAAGTTCAACTTTATCCTGAAAATACGCTTCTGTTAGATGACACAGGCTATGTCGCAATGGAAAATTCTGATGTAAAATTTACACAGATTGAGCTCGGAGGCGGACATTCTTCTTCGGGGCTCTACGTAAGTCTGCAAGGCTATAAATCTTCCTTTACATCTGATGTCGCTTATATATGCAAAAATAGACAGATTCTCGACATGAACCACATCGTCATTCATAAAAACAAAAAAACTAAATGTAAAATGAATGTAAACGGCTCATTAAAAGATGAAGCTTCTAAAACGTACCGTGGAACAATTGAATTAAAAAAAGGCTGCGCAGGTTCAGTCGGCTACGAAATGGAAGAAACGCTGCTGCTCTCTCCAAAGACCGCAAATAAATCAATTCCGGTCATCCTTTGCGATGAGGAAGATGTTGAAGGTGAACACGGTTCAACAATCGGTCGCCTTTCATCCGATATTCTTTTCTATATGCAGACACGCGGAATAAGTGCAAAAGAAGCAGAAAAAATAATGTCAGTTGCAAAAGTTCAAGCAGTGGCAGATAAAATTCCGGATGAAAATATAAAACAAAAGATTTTAAACTTTATCGAAAACAAATAA
- a CDS encoding aminotransferase class V-fold PLP-dependent enzyme: protein MMVNKYRKDFPFFKAIDEHISKENNGLIYFDTAATAQRPYLVLDSMSHFYATANANPLRGLYSLSERATNAYEDARATVAKFINAKRLEEIIFTRNTTESLNLVAYSWGLYHLKSGDEVCISIMEHHSNILPWQIICRQTGAKLVFMECDKKTGVISEDEYRAKITGKTKIVSIVHVSNVLGITNPVKKIGEVAHKVGAVFIVDGAQSTPHIKVDVQDIGADFLAMSGHKLCGPMGIGALYGRYDLLEEMPPFMTGGEMIEYVTRDSATWAEVPHKFEAGTVSAGDAVGMAAAVRYLQSVGLDNIEKRDKELTERLMDGLKKIPHLNFVGSDDPHKRSGIVTFTVDGVHPHDIATLLSDEHIAIRAGHHCAQPLQQYLGINASARASLYFYNTEEEVDIFIDKISQVRKWSGYKD, encoded by the coding sequence ATGATGGTAAACAAGTATAGAAAAGATTTTCCTTTTTTTAAGGCGATAGATGAACATATTTCAAAAGAAAACAACGGACTAATCTATTTTGACACAGCCGCAACAGCACAGCGTCCATATCTCGTGCTAGATTCAATGAGCCATTTTTACGCAACTGCGAATGCAAATCCGCTGCGTGGACTCTACAGCCTTTCAGAAAGGGCAACAAACGCTTATGAAGATGCAAGGGCAACAGTTGCAAAATTTATAAATGCAAAACGTCTTGAAGAGATAATTTTTACTCGCAACACGACCGAAAGTTTAAACCTTGTGGCATACAGTTGGGGTCTTTATCATCTTAAATCCGGTGATGAAGTTTGCATTTCAATCATGGAACATCATTCAAACATCCTTCCGTGGCAGATAATTTGCCGCCAGACAGGAGCTAAACTTGTTTTTATGGAGTGCGATAAAAAAACAGGTGTAATAAGTGAAGACGAGTACAGAGCTAAAATCACAGGCAAAACAAAAATCGTAAGCATAGTTCACGTAAGCAATGTGCTTGGAATAACAAATCCTGTAAAGAAAATCGGAGAAGTTGCACATAAAGTCGGTGCAGTTTTCATCGTTGACGGAGCACAATCTACACCTCACATAAAAGTCGATGTTCAAGATATCGGAGCTGATTTTTTAGCTATGAGCGGTCATAAACTCTGTGGGCCAATGGGAATCGGTGCGCTTTACGGACGTTATGATTTACTGGAAGAAATGCCTCCATTTATGACAGGCGGAGAGATGATTGAATACGTCACACGAGATTCTGCGACTTGGGCTGAAGTTCCTCATAAATTTGAAGCCGGAACGGTAAGCGCCGGAGATGCAGTTGGAATGGCTGCCGCAGTCCGTTATCTGCAATCAGTCGGATTGGACAATATTGAAAAGCGAGATAAAGAACTTACAGAGCGTCTGATGGACGGGCTGAAAAAAATCCCGCATTTAAACTTTGTAGGAAGCGATGATCCACACAAACGAAGCGGAATCGTGACTTTTACAGTTGACGGAGTCCATCCTCACGACATCGCTACACTTTTGAGCGATGAACACATTGCAATCCGAGCAGGACACCATTGCGCTCAACCGCTGCAACAGTATCTTGGGATAAATGCAAGTGCACGTGCAAGCCTGTATTTCTACAACACAGAAGAAGAAGTCGACATTTTCATAGATAAGATATCACAGGTGCGCAAATGGAGCGGTTATAAAGACTGA
- the sufU gene encoding Fe-S cluster assembly sulfur transfer protein SufU translates to MMDTKELYREILNEHNINPTHKKELDSPTFCLEGVNPSCGDQITLQMTLGSDGKIKDASFTGSGCAISQASVDMMADLVIGKTKEEALALADIFDRMIKGSVTETELEQLDEAAALQDVSHMPARVKCAMLGWRTMKEMLLKQK, encoded by the coding sequence ATGATGGACACTAAAGAACTATACAGAGAAATATTAAACGAGCATAACATCAATCCGACCCACAAAAAGGAACTCGATTCTCCAACTTTTTGCCTCGAAGGCGTAAATCCTAGCTGCGGAGATCAAATCACACTCCAGATGACACTCGGCTCAGACGGAAAAATCAAAGATGCGAGTTTTACAGGAAGCGGCTGTGCAATAAGTCAGGCATCTGTAGATATGATGGCAGACCTTGTTATCGGCAAAACTAAGGAAGAAGCTCTCGCACTCGCTGATATTTTTGACAGAATGATAAAAGGTTCCGTCACAGAAACAGAACTAGAACAGCTAGACGAAGCTGCCGCACTGCAAGATGTTTCCCACATGCCAGCTCGCGTAAAATGCGCAATGCTCGGTTGGCGAACGATGAAAGAAATGCTATTGAAACAAAAATAG